From Bdellovibrio sp. KM01:
CGCATGACCGGCAAATAGGCCATGTACTCCAGAGCCACATCCCTGGCGGTCCAACCCGGTGGCAAAGGCAGTCTTTGCACCGAGCGAACTTCATGTTTCGCATCCCGCGCGGCATGAAAAGCATGGGGCTTACTCGCGCCCGAATAGTTCTCAATGGCAAGCTTTAAGGCTTCGTCGATTCCCATGAAATGATGACCCGGAATTTCCAAACGGTGATCTGCACGCACCAACAGGGGATTGCGCAAACTTTCAATCAAGGGATTGATCAAGTTTTTAGGAGCGCTCGTAACCAAGCGAACCCACAGAGCCGACAAATGCGGTGTTAAAAACGGAACCTTCCAAAGAGCTCGTCGTAATCCCATTTGGTCCGCAACTCTTAACATCATTTCACTATAGCTTAAGATGTCCGGACCACCTAAATCATAAATCTTATTATCGGTTGCGGAGCTTTCCATGCAGAAGCGGATACTTTTAAGCACATCATCTAAAGCTACCGGTTGGCTCGCGGTCGAAGTCCACTGAGGACAAACCATCACGGGCAGTCTTTGCACCAGACGAGTCATGATCTGAAAGGACGATCCATCAGAACCAATGATCAAAGCCGCGCGAAGAATCGTGGTTGGAATATCGCTGTTTAAAAAAACACTTTCCACTTCGCGACGACTTTGCAGATGTGCCGACAAGTTTTTACTGTCGTCAGGAACCAAGCCACCGACATATATGATTTTCTTAACTTTGTTCTTTTGAGCGGCTCTAAGAAAATTATCCGCGACGATCAAATCGAAATCTTCAAAGGATCCTTGCGATAAATGAGCTGATGGTTGCATCGAGTGCACCAGATAAACCGCAATTTCCGCACCGTCTAATGCCTTTTCCGCATCCAGCAGACTAAAAAGGTCGCAATTACGCCACTCGCAGGAAGAATGCTCTTCAGAATGCGAGTGCTGTGAGCGGCTTAAGCCCACGATCGAATATGTTCCCTTTAAATGTGCAACCAGAGCTTTGCCAATGAATCCACTGGCTCCGGCAATAGCAACTCGCATGAATGCCTCCGGAAGATTTTGACGGAAATATTACTGACCCAGCTCCGCCATAATGTCCCAACCAAATTTTGCCAGCTTTGCCTCGCCGATGCCATGGACATTTTTAAGTTCATCCAGACTTTGTGGGTTTTGGACTGCTAAATGCTTCAGTGTCAAATCGCCAAAGACAACGAACGCAGGGACATCGAGCTCTTTGGCCTTTTCTTTGCGCCATTTTTTTAAAAGTTGGAAGCGTGCCTCTTGTGCCTCATCAAATACCACCCCATCCATGTCGACTGTGGTCTTTGACACTTTTGAACGGGTTTTGGTTTTTGCAGGAGCTTTCAGGGCTGCCACTGGTCTTACGACCTTGCGCTCGGATTGCGGTAGACATGTATCACAGTGACCACAACGTTCGATCCGTTGGGCGTCTTTGTAGTAAGTAAGAATTTCGGCATGACGGCATTCACCGCCTTCAGCGTAATTGACCAAGGCATCCAAATTTCTCCAGCGAGAATTTTTGATTTCCTTGGGTGCTTCAGAACTTGTGATGAAATAAGTTTGCAGACCTTTATCTTTTTTCGAATAAAGCATCAAACAGGTTGAATCCAAACCATCACGGCCCGCACGACCCATCTCTTGATATAAAGAATCAATCGTCGCAGGCATTTGATAGTGCACCACCAGGCGCACGTCGGGCTGATCGATTCCCATACCAAAAGCATTGGTGGCAACCAGAATTCTTAAGTCCCCACGCTCATAGGACTCTTGTGTTTCTGTACGTTCCGCGGTGGAAAGACCCGCGTGGTAATAGCCAACTTTATCCAAACGACGTTGCAATTGTCCGGCAAGTTCTTCCGTCACCTTACGAGTTCCGCAGTAAATTATGATGCGGCCTTCAGGGGTTTGCTGAATTGATTGCATCAATAAAGCAGCCTTTGCCTCCTCGTCCGCGCAGAATTCGACTTGGTAGTAAAGATTAGAACGATAGAATCCGTGAACACGACGTTCAGGGCTTTTTAGTTTTAAATTAATCGAGATATCCGCAAGAACCGTTGGTGTCGCGGAAGCGGTCAATGCCAATACCGGAATATCGGGACGTAATCTTTTTAAGATTTCAAGCTGACTGTACTCTTCACGGAAATCGTGACCCCACTGCGATACACAGTGAGCTTCATCAATCGCAAACAAAGCGATGGCGCGATTTTGAATCCAACGCTGAAAGCCTTCTTTTTGAACACGTTCAGGAGATAGATAAAGTAAATACGTTCCGCCTTTTTCGATGTCCTGAAAAATCTGACGCTTCTCTGCATCCGTTTGTCCCGCATACAAACAACCCGCCGGGATGCCTTTTCTTTGCAGGGACATAACTTGATCTTTCATCAAAGCGATCAACGGAGAAATAACGATTACCAGCTTGTTTGCATATACTGCTGGAAATTGAAAGCACAGGGACTTACCACCGCCCGTCGGCAAAACTGCGAGCACATCTTTCCCAGAAAGAATGCCGGTGATGATTTCCTTTTGCCCGATACGAAACTGCGAAAGACCAAACGAGGTTTGCAGCGTTTGTTCCAAACGGTTTTGATCGATAGTTTGTACGGGGGAAACAGGGTCCTGAAGCATAGGGCTACTTTCCTTGAAAACAGCCCTTCTTTGCAACCAAGATTCCTGCGTTAAAATGGATTATTTCCCTTGCAGAAGCAGATCCCTGAAGGAATCTCGGACAGGATCAATAGCGACTCTCAAAATCCAGCTTTTCGACTTCCACCGTCGCCAATTTTATCTGAGCGGCCTTAGTTAAGTCTTTCAATTGCTCAAGTGAGGTCGCGCTCGCAATCGGAGCGGTGATACTTGGTCTTTGCATCAACCAGGCCAGTGCGATACTCGCGGGTTTCACCTGGTGATCCAAGGAAATATCATCCAAGGCGCCCAAAATTTTGAGCCCACGCTGATCTAGATAGCTGGTGGCCTTTTCTCCCCGTGCACTTTGTTTTACATCGTCTTTAGAGCGGTACTTGCCCGTCAAAAATCCGCTCGCCAAAGAATAATAGGGAATAACACCCACCTCTTTATTAAGACAAAGTGGCTCAAGTTCTTTTTCAAAAGATTCCCGATCATGCAGATTGTATTTAGGTTGCAAGGTCACGTACGACACAAAGTCTTGTTGTTCCGAAATGTGCAGACTTTCTTTGAGCCGTTTTGCGCTAAAGTTCGAAGCACCGATGGCACGAACTTTCCCCTCTTTCACTAAGGCATCGAATGCTGCCAGGGTTTCCTCGATGGGAGTTTCCATATCATCCGTGTGGGATTGATACAGATCGATATAGTCTGTCTGCAAACGCTTTAAAGAATCTTCCACGGCTTGTTTGATATATGCGGCTTTCAAGCCTTTTTTTTCGGGAGCAAGCTCCATTCCCACTTTCGTGGCAATGACGACTTTATCGCGAATCTTGCGCTCCTTCATCCAGTTGCCAATAATGGTTTCTGATTCCCCACCTTTATTCCCAGGGACCCAGCGCGAGTAAACGTCAGCGGTATCGACAAAATTGAACCCCGACTCAACAAATCCGTCCAACAATTGGAAAGAAGTTTTTTGATCGATCGTCCAACCAAAAACATTTCCTCCAAAGCACAACGGAGCTACTTCAATTCCGGTTTTTCCAAGCTGACGTTTATTCATGCTGATGACTCCTACATTGAATGAAGACCTACACGGTTCCCTTCGGTGTCTTCAAAAATTCCGATGTTACCGTATTGACCGATTGATTTTTTCCCTGAAAGAATCTTGCCGCCATTATCGCTTACTTTTTTTAGTGCAGCTTCAATATCCGGCACGGGAATATAGGGCAGAGTTCCTTCGTGCGAAGGTTTATATCCCGGTCCCTTAACCAGAGCACCCGAGGCGCCGTATTCTTTCATATTTCCTGAAGGAAAAAACGCAAGCTTCAGCGGTCCCATTTCTTCCATTTTGAATTTTAGATCAAATGACTTTTCATAGAAAGTCATTGCGCGTGAAATATCATTTGCAGCCAGCTCAACCCAATTAAACATATTGGATGCCATAATAAAAAACCTCCATCTTGAATCTGTTCTTAAGAATCAGAATCCGTGGAGGTTTCCGTCAATATGACATTGCACACTGTTTCGTGGTTAGCCCGTCAAAGCTTTATTGGCTCTTTTCAGGCGAAGCGCGAGCGTTTTCACAAGGGCCTTAGCCCAGGCGGGTTTGGAGAAAATCACACTCTCGAGAGCTGACATAGGGATTTCAATTAACTCTACCTCAGTGACGGCTTCCACGGTGGCGGAGCGAGGTTCGTGATTGAAATGCCCCATCTCTCCCACGAATTCACCGGGTCCGATTTCCCCAAGGCGAACTCGGTCACCTGTCGTTGCTTCAGAAAATGCATTCAAGGTTCCGTGTTTAACGATATAGACAACTTCCGTGTCGTCGCCTTCCTTGAACAAAGTCTCCCCCACAGTCAAACTGCGAAGCTTGTACTGGGAGCCATCCTTTACTGGCTTGGGAGCAACGATTTTAGAGACAACTTCCAACAAAGCCCATTCTCTATTTGGCTCTGACAGGAATGATAATCGTCCGGATTGCACTTCATGTGGAAACATATCGTGATCGGGAACGTAAGACATCATCACTAAGAAGATGCCGTTATTATTTTTTTCTTTAAGTACTTTGGCGACAATATCGTAGCCTGAACCCTTAGGAAGATACTCGTCGACGAACATGATTTTAGGTCGGACGTTGTCGATTTTGTATTTGGTATCAAACCAGTCGCTGCCGTGAAACACAGAGCAATTGGTGAAATGTTTGTTGAGTATATCTGAAATCGCGGTGATTCGCGTGGGATCACCACTAACAATCAAAAAGCTGTTTTTATCCTGGCTGCGGCTCATACAAAAACCTTCCATAATTTTCAGTCCCATTCCTAGGACCCACAGACGTGCCAGATACTTATATTATCAACCCTAACTGTCTAACTCTCAACATTCTGTCTAAAAGTTACCTACATTTTCTCAGGTTGATTCGTTTTGTATGTGTCGATCTGGGATTATGTTAGTTCAGTTGATATCTTGCGAGATCCGCAGCGAACTCTTGTTTGGACTGAGGGAAGCGTTTGTTCACCGCCTCGATCAGCGACGCTCTCATATTGTGATTAGGGTTATTGGCGATCACCGTTAATAGCCCCTGCTGGCAGCCCGCATAGCTACCACAATTATTCAGATAAATTTCATAAGCCACGATAACCGGGATATAACTTTGATCCGTTGTCGAAGCGATGTTTCGCTCTTGCTCAGTACGAGCATTGTCCATAGTCACAGTCGCTGCTGGCGCATAATCCAAGGATTCTGCCAATGCCACCTCGGCCAACTGCTTATCTCCGCCACGGCCATTTAACATATCCAAGGCTTCGACTCTCTCAAAGTGAGCGGAGTTGGCGCCTTGCAAATCTCTATAGTAATCCCACAGCACCTGTTTCTTATTTGGAAGAGCGTTGAATTTGGCACGAAGCTCTCGGACTCTCACGCGTAGGTCAGATTTATTTTCTGCTGCACGAGTTGTCTTAATAAGATCAACCAAGAGCGCGCGTTCTTTCGTTTCTACGGGAACAGCAGTGACCTTAGCCACTGTCGCTAAAGGAGCCGATGCCGACGCAACATTACGGTTTGGAGCTTTCTGAGTCGTTCCATCAACCACGGCCTGCGGTGGTGGTTGTGGATCGGCTGAATGATCGACGTTTTGTTCCTTCTGACGACTGAAAAATAGAACGGCGATAAGGGCTACAGTGGCTAAAACCACGAAAGTTTGCTTCATTATTAGATTATCCCCGTGTGCCCTAAGAAATTGCAACTGGAAACAAAGTCCATGCTTTAGTCACCTGCTAAGGTTTGGACAGCTGAACTTCATTTAATTCGTTTAAACCTAAAATGACCCCATGGTCCTTTATTTGCTTTGAGTATCTGCCATTGGGGGGCCAATGAAATTTACAGCAACTGCTTTATTTGCAGCGACCGTTCTCACATACAATATTGCCAACGCAGGGATCACTTGTTCTTCAACTGAATGTAAAGCTGAAGACATGCCACTCTTAGATCAAATGGAATCATCAGTAAAAGCTAAGTTCGGATCAATGGCTTGTTTGCCAACGTCATCTACTATGGTGATGGAATCGATCTTTAATTCCAAAAAAGATATCGTCGCAGGAAGCTTCACGGAAAGCCTTTACCAACAAGGTTCCTACGGTGCAGTTGTTATGCTCGGTATTGATATGAAAACGACCTCTGCCAACGGGACCTATGTAAATGATGCTAATAAAACGTTCACAAAAATTGCCCAAGGTTTCTCAGGCGGCGCAAGCGGCTTCAGTTTCCAAAACTCACAAAAATCTCTGACACCAGCAAATCTTCTTGCAGAAATGCAGGGTGGAAGCTTGGGTTCGATTCTTTTTGCATCTTATATTCCTAAATGTTCTGCGATGGCCAGCGGTCGTCAGACTTGCAGCTTCACTCGTCAGTACGGTCACTCCGTCGCTGTGCAAGGAGCGTCTGCTTCTTCAGTTTCAATTTATGACCCGAATGATGAAAAATGGTCTTCTCAGCTTTTGAAATTGGCTGACGATTCCAGTTTCTCGGGTGCGACTTTGTCTTTGCCATCCCATATCGGTGCTGATGCCCGCATTTTGGATAAAAACTACTACACTCAAGGTGAAGTAGACTTGGCTGAATACTTTTACGGTTTGAAAACAACGGCAGGAGCTTCCGAGCCGGTTGTAACCCAACCATCTCCTGCGCCATCTCCAGTGGTTACTCAACCTTCACCGGCTCCATCACCAGTTGTGACTCAGCCGACTCCGGCACCGTCGCCGGTAGTAACTCAGCCAAAACCATCACCATCCCCAGTAGTGACTGCTCCTAAACCATCGCCTTCTCCAGTAGTTACTCAGCCTTCCAAATCGCAAATTTGGCAGCAATGGGCTCAGTACTACCGCAATAAAGGGAAATTCGCCTCCCGCAAATAGTTTCCTCTATGAAAAAACAGGCATAACAGGCGGCAGTTTCGACTGCCGTCTTGCTATTGGAGAGGTTATTGCGTAGAACCGTTCCCTATGATCAGCACATCCAATATCAGCCTCCGTTTCGGTGGCAAAAAGCTTTTTGAAGACGTAAATGTGAAATTCACTCCAGGCAACTGTTACGGCCTGATCGGGGCCAATGGCGCCGGTAAATCCACATTTTTAAAGATTCTTTCCAAAGAGATCGAGCCTAACACAGGCGAAGTCATCATCCCGGGCAACCTACGTCTGTCGATCCTAAAACAGGATCACTACGCATACGACGAGTACGAAGTTCTTAAAACCGTACTAATGGGCAACGAGAAGCTTTACAAAGTCATGACTGAAAAAGACGCGCTTTACGCAAAGCCAGATTTTTCTGAAGAAGACGGCCACCGCGCCTCTGAACTTGAAACAGTTTTTGCCGAGCTTAACGGCTGGGAGGCTGAATCCGAAGCCGGCGTGATGCTGGCGGGTCTTGGAATTGGCGACGAACTTCATAACAAGCTAATGAAGGAACTAAATCCAGGCGAGAAAGTAAAAGTCCTTTTGGCGCAGGCTCTCTTTGGCCGCCCTGACATTCTTCTTCTGGATGAGCCGACGAATCACTTGGACATCTATGCGATCAATTGGCTCGAGGATTTTCTTTTAAACTTCGACAACACTGTCATCGTAATCTCGCATGACCGTCACTTCTTGAATAAAGTTTGTTCGCACATTGCGGATATCGACTATGGCAAAGTAACGACCTTTACTGGCAACTATGATTTCTGGCGCCAAGCGAGCGAGCTAAAACAGCGCATGCTTTCTGATCAGAACAAGAAAAGTGCTGATAAAGCCGACGAACTTAAGGCTTTCATCGCGCGTTTCAGCGCGAACGCTTCCAAATCAGCGCAGGCTTCTTCACGTCAGAAACAACTGGAAAAGCTTGAGTTCAATGACTTGCCAGCTTCCTCCCGTAAATCGCCATTTATCGGTTTCGACGTAAAACGTGAATTGGGTAACGACGTTTTAGTGGTAGATAACATCACTAAGACTTGGGAAGGCGAAACTGTTCTTAAAAACGTTAGCTTCACCCTTAAAAAAGGCGATAAAGTCGCTTTGATGGGTCGCAATGACTTAGCTAAGACCTTACTTATGGAAATCATCGCCGGCCAAATGCAGGCGGATTCAGGCACTTACACGTGGGGTATAACGACGACTCGTGGTTACTTCCCTACGGACAACTCCAAGTACTTCCAAGGCAACGAGGCTTCTCTGGTTGAATGGCTTCGCGAGTTCTCTGAAGACAAAGACGAAAGCTTCCTACGTGGATTCTTGGGCAAGATGTTGTTCTCGGGTTCTGATGCCTTAAAACAACCCACAGTTCTTTCCGGGGGCGAGAAAGTTCGCTGCATGTTCTCGAAATTGATGCTGGAAGGCTCCAATATCCTGATCCTTGACGGTCCAACCAATCACTTGGACCTTGAGAGCATCACCGCCGTAAATGAAGGCCTGCAGCGTTTTAAAGGCACCGTGATCTTCACCTGTCATGATCACGAGCTTTTGCAAACTGTTGCAAACAGAATCATCGAAATCAACGAGACGGTAACTTACGATAATCACATTGATTACGAAGGCTATGTTCAGGCGACTAAAAAGCACTAAAACTGCCATCACATTTAAAAATAAAAAAGGCCGGGTTTTCCCGGCCTTTTCTTTTTAATCTATCTATCTAATTTGACCATGGGCTCAAAGCCCATCTCACCCCAGGACATGGGCTGGAACGGAAGGCGAATCACTTTATACCAAGGATCACGGTACTGCTCGACCACCAAGGAACTCGCATCATACTTCCACTTGTTGTTCAATTTCGTCGCCGTGAAGCTGATAGACATCTTATATTCGTTGCTACGAAGCAGGATGTTTGTTTTGAACAAGCAAGAATTCGAGATATTTCCGATAAGCTTCACTTTCATTTTCGTATTGCTCTCGTCAAACTTATCCCAGTGAAGATTGTAAAGTACAGATCCTGCCGGCTTCTTACTAACTAGATCCAAATCAGGAATCGGCAAAATAGGAACCGGGATCGAGAAACGATAGCACATAGCTTCGTTTTCAATCTCTCTAGAGATATCAATCAAATCCTCACCCACGTTCAAGATCACGTCCGGTGTCGCCGTATATACGTCTTTCGTAAATACCATCGCCGAGAAATCATTACTCCAAGGCAAAAGCGGAGTTACTGACAACTTAGATTGAACAAGCATCGAAACACGCACGCCCAACAAATCCAACTCTTCATGAGAGTAGCCACCATAGTGATGACCGAACTCATGAACCAGGATTGCAACAGCTTCTGGAATTGAAACCGCTGTGTATTCACCTGTCGGTGCTTTGCTATAAAGAAGATCGGAGTTGATATAGATCGGTGTACCTGGAGAGCTTCCCGTTTTTGCTACCCGAACCAAACCATCAATAACAAAGAAACCTGGAGTCTTTTGTTCAGATCCGAAGTAAAGCATGCGGCTTCTGACTTCCTGAGGAAGACCTTTCGCAATGAGGCTAATAATTTGGCGCTGACGAGAATCAAGCTTACAAGCATCGGAAGTCAGGCAGACTTCAATGTATTGTTCTAAACGTTCATAAGCATAAAGAACGTTCTTTTCAGCGATACCACCACCGTTACCGATAAAGTCACCACCAACAAGCGCATTCGCTGCAACTGTCGACATCGTGATCGCCATCATCACCAAAGAGCGGATTTTAAAAACTGAATTCTTTAGGTTACTCACTCTGATCCTCCATGCTGCCGTCCACTTTCGTGAGCGGAAACAATTGAAACGAAAACGTATATACCTCAGATAACGGGCCATCTTCTAGCAGATCCTCGATCTTTTTACGAGTCTTTAAAATCACGTCGTTAACTAGAGGAAGTTTTTCAGGATTCACTGCCGTTGTGATCGAATAAAACTGTCGGCGTTCGACGGGATCATTATGGAGTGAATACTCTGCTAAATGTAAATTTTGAGTATGGTGCTTACGTATTGCAGCTGACGGCACATCTCTATTAATAAAGATTGGTTTCGCTGTTCGCACCATGCGGTTACGACTCTTTTTAAGGAGTTCCAGCCTGAGTAAACGCTCTAGCG
This genomic window contains:
- a CDS encoding NAD(P)H-binding protein — translated: MRVAIAGASGFIGKALVAHLKGTYSIVGLSRSQHSHSEEHSSCEWRNCDLFSLLDAEKALDGAEIAVYLVHSMQPSAHLSQGSFEDFDLIVADNFLRAAQKNKVKKIIYVGGLVPDDSKNLSAHLQSRREVESVFLNSDIPTTILRAALIIGSDGSSFQIMTRLVQRLPVMVCPQWTSTASQPVALDDVLKSIRFCMESSATDNKIYDLGGPDILSYSEMMLRVADQMGLRRALWKVPFLTPHLSALWVRLVTSAPKNLINPLIESLRNPLLVRADHRLEIPGHHFMGIDEALKLAIENYSGASKPHAFHAARDAKHEVRSVQRLPLPPGWTARDVALEYMAYLPVMRPRVMKVEVKDRWVYFCNRFPYIRLLVLEYSPDRSWGHRELFYVRGGLFSKKSGRGRLEFREVLGGTACLAAIHDFRPRLPWYFYKVTQAYVHLWVMNQFARHLARPLVQKPKLG
- a CDS encoding VOC family protein, with the protein product MASNMFNWVELAANDISRAMTFYEKSFDLKFKMEEMGPLKLAFFPSGNMKEYGASGALVKGPGYKPSHEGTLPYIPVPDIEAALKKVSDNGGKILSGKKSIGQYGNIGIFEDTEGNRVGLHSM
- a CDS encoding ATP-dependent DNA helicase RecQ; protein product: MLQDPVSPVQTIDQNRLEQTLQTSFGLSQFRIGQKEIITGILSGKDVLAVLPTGGGKSLCFQFPAVYANKLVIVISPLIALMKDQVMSLQRKGIPAGCLYAGQTDAEKRQIFQDIEKGGTYLLYLSPERVQKEGFQRWIQNRAIALFAIDEAHCVSQWGHDFREEYSQLEILKRLRPDIPVLALTASATPTVLADISINLKLKSPERRVHGFYRSNLYYQVEFCADEEAKAALLMQSIQQTPEGRIIIYCGTRKVTEELAGQLQRRLDKVGYYHAGLSTAERTETQESYERGDLRILVATNAFGMGIDQPDVRLVVHYQMPATIDSLYQEMGRAGRDGLDSTCLMLYSKKDKGLQTYFITSSEAPKEIKNSRWRNLDALVNYAEGGECRHAEILTYYKDAQRIERCGHCDTCLPQSERKVVRPVAALKAPAKTKTRSKVSKTTVDMDGVVFDEAQEARFQLLKKWRKEKAKELDVPAFVVFGDLTLKHLAVQNPQSLDELKNVHGIGEAKLAKFGWDIMAELGQ
- a CDS encoding aldo/keto reductase, which produces MNKRQLGKTGIEVAPLCFGGNVFGWTIDQKTSFQLLDGFVESGFNFVDTADVYSRWVPGNKGGESETIIGNWMKERKIRDKVVIATKVGMELAPEKKGLKAAYIKQAVEDSLKRLQTDYIDLYQSHTDDMETPIEETLAAFDALVKEGKVRAIGASNFSAKRLKESLHISEQQDFVSYVTLQPKYNLHDRESFEKELEPLCLNKEVGVIPYYSLASGFLTGKYRSKDDVKQSARGEKATSYLDQRGLKILGALDDISLDHQVKPASIALAWLMQRPSITAPIASATSLEQLKDLTKAAQIKLATVEVEKLDFESRY
- a CDS encoding cyclic nucleotide-binding domain-containing protein: MGLKIMEGFCMSRSQDKNSFLIVSGDPTRITAISDILNKHFTNCSVFHGSDWFDTKYKIDNVRPKIMFVDEYLPKGSGYDIVAKVLKEKNNNGIFLVMMSYVPDHDMFPHEVQSGRLSFLSEPNREWALLEVVSKIVAPKPVKDGSQYKLRSLTVGETLFKEGDDTEVVYIVKHGTLNAFSEATTGDRVRLGEIGPGEFVGEMGHFNHEPRSATVEAVTEVELIEIPMSALESVIFSKPAWAKALVKTLALRLKRANKALTG
- a CDS encoding ABC-F family ATP-binding cassette domain-containing protein, with the translated sequence MISTSNISLRFGGKKLFEDVNVKFTPGNCYGLIGANGAGKSTFLKILSKEIEPNTGEVIIPGNLRLSILKQDHYAYDEYEVLKTVLMGNEKLYKVMTEKDALYAKPDFSEEDGHRASELETVFAELNGWEAESEAGVMLAGLGIGDELHNKLMKELNPGEKVKVLLAQALFGRPDILLLDEPTNHLDIYAINWLEDFLLNFDNTVIVISHDRHFLNKVCSHIADIDYGKVTTFTGNYDFWRQASELKQRMLSDQNKKSADKADELKAFIARFSANASKSAQASSRQKQLEKLEFNDLPASSRKSPFIGFDVKRELGNDVLVVDNITKTWEGETVLKNVSFTLKKGDKVALMGRNDLAKTLLMEIIAGQMQADSGTYTWGITTTRGYFPTDNSKYFQGNEASLVEWLREFSEDKDESFLRGFLGKMLFSGSDALKQPTVLSGGEKVRCMFSKLMLEGSNILILDGPTNHLDLESITAVNEGLQRFKGTVIFTCHDHELLQTVANRIIEINETVTYDNHIDYEGYVQATKKH